A single region of the Ictalurus punctatus breed USDA103 chromosome 26, Coco_2.0, whole genome shotgun sequence genome encodes:
- the LOC108261698 gene encoding endonuclease domain-containing 1 protein-like → MKLLSVVLLLLPLSLCLARVVNDFTKSCPGFFATPNDVVSPPTGFTGDRFKRICQTLNNKAEFATLYDTTYRIPVYSAYRFTGRVDCNRTTRNNWYIEPQLEDGNLGPNMATESAVRNIVNQAVNADYAGSPYDRGHLAPVFHAASQSCSDATFTLTNAAPQNLSFNRGQWKVTERKMAVSLNESCRNVGLSAFVVTGVVPGNYKMNNRVQIPSHFWTAFCCLDNNNIPRRSGGYIGENINNVVSGPMTNRDLERQLYNLYGRTVTLFGGRC, encoded by the exons ATGAAGCTCCTCAGTGTGGTTCTCCTTCTGCTTCCACTCTCGCTCTGTTTGGCTAGAGTTGTGAATGATTTTACTAAGAGCTGTCCAGGGTTCTTCGCTACTCCGAATGATGTCGTTTCTCCTCCCACGGGTTTTACTGGGGATCGCTTTAAACGGATCTGTCAAACTCTAAATAATAAAGCTGAATTCGCGACACTTTATGACACGACGTACAGGATCCCAGTTTACTCAGCATACAGGTTTACCGGACGAGTGGACTGTAATAGAACAACTAGGAACAACTGGTATATTGAACCTCAG CTGGAAGATGGAAACTTGGGGCCAAACATGGCTACTGAGTCTGCTGTGAGAAATATAGTTAATCAGGCTGTAAATGCCGATTACGCCGGGTCTCCCTATGATAGAGGACACCTGGCTCCAGTTTTCCATGCCGCCTCACAGAGCTGTTCTGATGCCACCTTCACTCTGACTAACGCTGCTCCACAGAATTTATCATTCAACCGCGGGCAGTGGAAGgtgacagaaagaaaaatggcTGTTTCTCTGAATGAATCTTGCCGTAATGTAGGCCTGAGTGCATTTGTAGTAACTGGGGTTGTGCCGGGtaattataaaatgaataacaGAGTGCAAATTCCCAGTCACTTCTGGACGGCATTCTGCTGCCTTGATAACAATAATATACCCAGACGCTCAGGTGGATATATTggagaaaatataaataatgttgtATCTGGCCCAATGACCAACAGAGATCTTGAGCGTCAATTATACAATCTGTATGGGAGAACTGTCACTTTGTTTGGTGGTCGATGTTAG
- the LOC108261431 gene encoding endonuclease domain-containing 1 protein gives MKLLSVVLLLLPLSLCLAEVVNDFTQSCPGFFATPNDVVSPPTGFTGDRFKRICQTLKNEAEFATFYDTTYRIPIYSAYSFTGLKKCVRTDKWYIEPQLENGKLGPNMDTESAVRKEVVDIVNQSVNADYARSRYDRGHLAPVFHAASQSCSDATFTLTNAAPQNPSFNSGKWRRTEKDMANVLNTDCINVGLRAFVVTGVVPGPDTLKNESRVRIPSHFWTAFCCLDNNNISKHSGAYIGENDHDRPVYPRSVKDMDIELTELYSKQFHNIPGFRFTLFSGKCYTETEPMEKQLVVKSAKPVNQSNIEL, from the exons ATGAAGCTCCTCAGTGTGGTTCTCCTCCTGCTTCCACTCTCGCTCTGTTTGGCTGAAGTCGTGAATGATTTTACTCAGAGCTGTCCAGGGTTCTTCGCTACTCCGAATGATGTCGTTTCTCCTCCTACGGGTTTTACTGGGGATCGCTTTAAACGGATCTGTCAAACTCTAAAGAATGAAGCTGAATTCGCAACATTTTATGACACGACGTACAGGATCCCAATTTACTCAGCATACAGCTTTACCGGACTAAAGAAATGTGTCAGAACGGACAAGTGGTATATTGAACCTCAG CTGGAAAATGGAAAGTTGGGGCCAAACATGGATACTGAGTCTGCTGTGAGAAAAGAAGTTGTAGATATAGTTAATCAGTCTGTGAATGCCGATTACGCCAGGTCTCGCTATGATAGAGGACACCTGGCTCCAGTTTTCCATGCCGCCTCACAGAGCTGTTCTGATGCCACCTTCACTCTGACCAACGCTGCTCCACAGAATCCATCATTCAACAGCGGGAAGTGGAGGAGGACAGAAAAAGACATGGCTAATGTACTGAATACAGATTGCATTAATGTAGGCCTGCGTGCATTTGTAGTAACTGGGGTTGTGCCGGGTCCTGATACGCTGAAAAATGAAAGTAGAGTGCGAATTCCCAGTCACTTCTGGACGGCATTCTGCTGCCTTGATAACAATAATATATCCAAACACTCAGGTGCATATATTGGAGAAAATGATCATGATCGTCCAGTGTATCCCAGGAGTGTGAAGGACATGGACATAGAGTTAACAGAGCTGTATAGCAAACAGTTCCATAACATCCCTGGTTTCCGCTTCACTTTGTTTTCAGGAAAATGCTATACAGAAACTGAACCAATGGAAAAACAATTAGTTGTAAAGTCAGCAAAGCCTGTAAACCAAAGTAACATCGAATTGTAA
- the ptcd1 gene encoding pentatricopeptide repeat-containing protein 1, mitochondrial: MLRCVLLNTVRAGSAVHVRNSPPCFCHIAVRKFANVPNPTGEEDEVQFGDYSRTFSSRMIFRKTSAEQRDAKHIDAEVEQDEPYHFRFRTKHRKSNTPYWYLLQCKKLLKKDKLSEALALFEVDMLKGERLQPEEYNYTVLIGGCGRVGYIKKAFKLYNDMKKRGLEPSGAAYTALFNACAESPWKQSGLEQALKLRQELRRKNIPLNAITHHALLKTVARAGDLKACFQVLREMLQSGQAITQETFQYLLMCCVEDKEQGFRLALQVWHQMLTAGIKPDVQNYNILLRAARDCGIGDPALASKLLLRGQEESELPAQRRGQRSRLREGACPPEPLDVDAFERRVLTDTASDLTRPTLDSTETHPIPASSSPCLSPSLQPAPPSPSVPNLLDPSTCHSDVVALATASNASDRLALIGDLDGFLSKMSDEGLKPTVKTLTLLADVTEPSSQSVHSLIQVANQGGVKLDVGFFNTLIRRAAKVGDVEGAKAAKALMLERKLRVNARTFCSMALTCRTQKDGLQLLADMEACGVTANAHVFSALIGQATRRLDYVWLHELLLQMHQMQVSPNDVIIKQLEFAAQYPPTYDQYKSKNTYLDKINGFRGFYKQWLEFTPAQETPHPWEKYHQPETEIEPGGVESGRGSDKPRQLS, translated from the exons ATGTTGCGCTGTGTGTTGTTGAACACTGTGCGAGCCGGAAGTGCTGTTCATGTGAGGAATTCTCCGCCGTGTTTCTGTCACATCGCTGTGAGAAAGTTCGCGAATGTCCCAAACCCAACCGGAGAAGAAGATGAGGTCCAGTTCGGGGATTATTCTAGAACTTTCTCCTCCAGGATGATTTTCCGGAAGACGTCCGCTGAGCAGCGGGACGCGAAACATATAGACGCGGAAGTGGAGCAGGACGAACCTTACCACTTCCGGTTTAGAACCAAGCACCGGAAGAGTAACACACCGTACTGGTATTTACTGCAGTGCAAGAAGCTGCTCAAGAAAGATAAA ttATCTGAGGCATTAGCGCTGTTTGAGGTTGACATGCTGAAAGGGGAGCGATTGCAGCCGGAGGAGTATAACTACACGGTGCTGATTGGGGGATGTGGACGAGTCGGATATATCAAAAAAGCCTTTAAACTTTACAATGat ATGAAGAAGCGCGGGTTAGAGCCCTCGGGCGCGGCCTACACGGCTCTGTTCAACGCCTGCGCCGAGTCTCCGTGGAAGCAGTCGGGTCTGGAGCAGGCGCTGAAACTGCGTCAGGAACTGCGCAGGAAAAACATCCCTCTCAATGCCATTACCCATCATGCACTGCTCAAAACGGTGGCGCGGGCCGGAGACCTGAAGGCTTGTTTTCAAGTGCTGCGG gagatgCTACAAAGCGGACAGGCCATCACACAAGAGACATTTCAGTACTTGCTGATGTGCTGCGTGGAGGACAAGGAGCAGGGCTTCAGACTCGCgctacag GTGTGGCACCAGATGCTAACAGCTGGAATAAAACCAGACGTCCAGAACTATAACATCCTTCTGCGCGCCGCGAGGGATTGTGGGATCGGCGATCCTGCCCTGGCTTCTAAATTACTCCTGAGAGGTCAGGAGGAGTCCGAACTCCCAGCTCAGAGAAGAGGTCAGAGGTCGAGGCTGAGAGAGGGGGCGTGTCCTCCGGAGCCTTTAGACGTGGATGCGTTCGAGCGACGCGTGCTGACCGACACGGCGTCTGATCTCACACGGCCGACTCTGGACTCGACAGAAACTCATCCGATTCCTGCTTCCTCGTCACCTTGCCTGTCGCCGTCGCTACAGCCGGCGCCTCCGTCGCCGTCGGTCCCAAACCTGCTGGACCCGAGCACCTGTCACTCGGATGTGGTCGCCTTGGCGACAGCGAGCAACGCGTCCGATAGGCTGGCGCTGATCGGAGACCTCGACGGCTTCCTGAGTAAAATGTCCGACGAGGGATTGAAGCCCACCGTCAAGACTCTCACGCTGTTGGCCGACGTCACGGAGCCCAGCAGCCAATCAGTACACAGCCTGATCCAGGTGGCCAATCAGGGCGGAGTCAAGCTGGACGTGGGTTTCTTTAATACGCTGATCAGGAGAGCTGCTAAAGTGGGAGACGTGGAGGGAGCCAAG gCTGCGAAGGCGCTGATGCTGGAGAGGAAGTTGCGTGTAAACGCTCGGACGTTCTGCAGCATGGCCCTGACCTGTCGCACGCAGAAAGACGGACTCCAGCTCCTCGCCGACATGGAG gCGTGCGGCGTGACGGCGAACGCTCACGTGTTCagcgctctgattggtcaggccACGCGGCGTTTGGACTACGTCTGGCTGCACGAGCTGCTGCTTCAGATGCACCAGATGCAGGTTTCACCCAACGACGTCATCATCAAGCAGCTGGAGTTCGCCGCGCAGTATCCTCCCACCTACGACCAG TACAAGTCGAAGAACACGTACTTGGACAAGATCAACGGTTTCCGTGGTTTCTATAAGCAGTGGCTGGAGTTCACGCCTGCACAGGAGACGCCACACCCATGGGAGAAATATCACCAACCCGAGACCGAGATCGAGCCGGGTGGAGTGGAGTCTGGACGTGGGAGCGATAAACCGCGTCAGCTGAGCTGA
- the LOC128629234 gene encoding uncharacterized protein LOC128629234, which produces MKLLSVVLLLLPLSLCLAEVVDDFTESCPQFFANPYHVVSPPTGFTGDRFRKICQTLNNKAEFATLYDTENRIPVYSAYRFTGLMKCKRRMGNWYIEPQLESGTLGPNMATESAVRKQGVNIVNQAVNGDYKYSGYDKGHLAPVFHATSQNCADATFTLTNAAPQAAMFNRNTWMRTEKSMNDTLTKSCLNVGLRAFVVTGVVPGPDTLKNEGRVRIPSHFWMAFCCLDSNNIPRRSGAFYGKKDDSVKEKDESEKEKDESVKEKDESVKEKDESVKEKDESVKEKDESEKEKDDSVKEKDEFVVYPRSVKNMETELTQLYKIHVNNIPDFRFTLFAGECYTETEPMEKQLVVKASKRKKGTKDCKPNKCRKL; this is translated from the exons ATGAAGCTCCTCAGTGTGGTTCTCCTCCTGCTTCCACTCTCGCTCTGTTTGGCTGAAGTCGTGGATGATTTTACTGAGAGCTGTCCACAGTTCTTCGCTAATCCGTATCATGTCGTTTCTCCTCCCACGGGTTTTACTGGGGATCGCTTTAGAAAGATCTGTCAAACTCTAAATAATAAAGCTGAATTCGCGACACTCTATGACACGGAGAACAGGATCCCAGTTTACTCAGCATACAGGTTTACCGGACTAATGAAGTGTAAAAGAAGGATGGGAAACTGGTATATTGAACCTCAG CTGGAAAGTGGAACCTTGGGGCCAAACATGGCTACTGAGTCTGCTGTGAGAAAACAAGGTGTAAATATAGTTAATCAGGCTGTGAACGGAGATTATAAATATTCTGGCTATGATAAAGGACACCTGGCTCCAGTTTTCCATGCCACCTCACAGAACTGTGCTGATGCCACCTTCACGCTGACCAACGCTGCTCCACAGGCGGCAATGTTCAACCGCAATACGTGGATGAGGACAGAAAAAAGCATGAATGACACACTGACCAAATCTTGCCTTAATGTAGGCCTGCGTGCATTTGTAGTAACTGGGGTTGTGCCGGGTCCTGATACATTGAAAAATGAAGGTAGAGTGCGAATTCCCAGTCACTTCTGGATGGCATTCTGCTGCCTTGATAGCAATAATATACCCAGACGCTCAGGTGCATTTTATGGAAAAAAGGATGACTCTGTAAAAGAAAAGGATgagtctgaaaaagaaaaggatgagtctgtaaaagaaaaggatgagtctgtaaaagaaaaggatgagtctgtaaaagaaaaggatgagtctgtaaaagaaaaggatgagtctgaaaaagaaaaggatgacTCTGTAAAAGAAAAGGATGAGTTTGTAGTGTATCCCAGGAGTGTGAAGAACATGGAGACAGAGTTAACACAGCTGTATAAGATACATGTCAATAACATCCCTGATTTCCGCTTCACTTTGTTTGCTGGAGAATGTTATACAGAAACTGAACCAATGGAAAAACAATTAGTTGTAAAGGCATCAAAGCGTAAAAAAGGAACCAAAGACTGTAAACcaaataaatgtagaaaattgTAA